The Microcystis panniformis FACHB-1757 region GGCTCTGAAAAGCTTTTTGGGTTTCTTTTGACCATTTCGATTGATTAAGCCCAATTTTCAGCAATTCTCCCGCTTTGAGGGGATCGGTTTGAAAATTCATGGCGAATTGACCGGTAATGATCAGATCGCCTTTGACCTGACGGATGCCTAATTGATCGAGGCCATTGCCCACTGCGATCGCTTCTTCCCAGACAAAAAGCGGATCCCCTTCCCCTTCAATAATTAAATCTCCCTCTAACACCCCGTTTTTTACCTCTCCCGTGCTGTAAAAACGAGTAGCAAAACGATGATCGAGGGGCCAGGTTTCCACGGCGGCGAGAGTAGTGGCGATTTTAGTTAAAGAAGCCCCCGAAGCGGGCAGATTACCCTGATGATCAGCTAAATAAGCCCATTCCGTCTCAATTAACACCCGTTGTTGACTAGAGTTTAAACCTTTTTTCGTCAACTCTTGCAGATAATCGGCCACGATCGCCGCCACCCGGGGATCGGGAGCGGTGGGAAGGTCAAAAATAGGCTGATTTTGCCAAGAAATTAGGGGAATATTGGCGATCGGTTGGGATTGCCCCCCCAGCCAACCCAAGAGAAAGCCGAAAACTGCCAAATTAAAAACTGAGAACATCTTTTCCTTAATCGCAATGATGCCTTATTGTATAGAAATGATTGGTAATTTTTAACAATTGCTCGATCAGAAAACACTAATCCTCGATCGGCCAGCTTTTGTCAAGAGCTGCCGCTCAACTTATTAAAGATTTCTATCCCACTGACTCAATGGCAGAAACGGCATTAAATCGGGCAAGAATCGCGGTAGATGCGATGGGAGGTGACTACGCTCCCAACGAGATTATCGCGGGATCGATGCGAGCTTCCGAAGAATTAGATGTAGAAGTATTATTAGTCGGCGATTCTGAACGGATTGAGGCTTATTTCCAGCATCATCCCCGTCCCAAGAATCTCACGATCGTCCACGCGGAGGAAGTGGTGGCCATGGACGAAGAGCCGATCACCGCTATCCGTCGCAAACCAGCGGCCTCGATTAATGTGGCCATGGATTTAGTCAAACAAAATCGCGCCGATGCGGTGGTGGCCGCCGGTCACTCCGGGGCAGCCATGGCGGCGGCGTTACTGCGTTTAGGTCGTTTAAAAGGAATCGATCGCCCGGCGATCGGTGCAGTGCTGCCGACGATGTTGGCGGGTAAATCGGTGATTATCCTCGATGTCGGGGCGAATGTGGACTGTAAACCCAAATATTTAGAGCAGTTTGCCCTAATGGGAACAATTTACAGTAAATACGTTATGGGGGTTGAAGATCCGAAAGTCGGTTTACTCAATATCGGTGAAGAACCTAGCAAAGGTAACGATCTCGCCCTAAAAACCTACGAATTATTGGAAAATAACCAGCAAATTCCCTTTATCGGCAATGCTGAGGGCCGGGATGTGCTATCGGGACAATTTGATGTGATTGTCTGCGATGGTTTTGTCGGTAATGTCCTGTTAAAATTTGCCGAAGCGGTGGGAGGAGTTATCCTACAAATTCTCAAAGAGGAATTACCTAGGGGGATACAGGGTAAAGTCGGGACGGCTT contains the following coding sequences:
- the plsX gene encoding phosphate acyltransferase PlsX, with the protein product MAETALNRARIAVDAMGGDYAPNEIIAGSMRASEELDVEVLLVGDSERIEAYFQHHPRPKNLTIVHAEEVVAMDEEPITAIRRKPAASINVAMDLVKQNRADAVVAAGHSGAAMAAALLRLGRLKGIDRPAIGAVLPTMLAGKSVIILDVGANVDCKPKYLEQFALMGTIYSKYVMGVEDPKVGLLNIGEEPSKGNDLALKTYELLENNQQIPFIGNAEGRDVLSGQFDVIVCDGFVGNVLLKFAEAVGGVILQILKEELPRGIQGKVGTALIKPNLKQIKQRMDHAEHGGALLFGVDGVCVISHGSSQAPSIFNAIRQAKNAVDNRVSERIQAYNDHHHQLKKLSVNSED